Proteins from a single region of Candidatus Omnitrophota bacterium:
- a CDS encoding response regulator — protein MAQTILIIDDDRGMVKLLESGLAQVGYQVLSANTGEGGLQIAENKEIDLILLDVILPGMKGREVCKKLKENEKTKLIPVIFLTAKDSEDDVKAEMDVGGIAHITKPIDLNGLIPKVMEILPRKII, from the coding sequence ATGGCGCAAACAATTTTAATTATCGATGATGATAGGGGCATGGTTAAACTTTTGGAAAGTGGTTTGGCACAGGTTGGTTATCAGGTGCTTTCTGCAAACACAGGTGAAGGAGGACTTCAGATTGCTGAAAATAAGGAGATTGATCTGATTTTGCTTGATGTTATTTTGCCTGGCATGAAAGGCCGAGAAGTATGCAAAAAGTTAAAGGAAAATGAGAAAACAAAGCTTATTCCGGTTATTTTTCTTACCGCTAAAGATTCTGAAGATGATGTTAAAGCTGAGATGGATGTCGGAGGCATTGCTCATATTACTAAGCCGATTGATTTAAATGGTCTTATTCCAAAGGTTATGGAAATTTTGCCACGTAAAATTATTTAA
- a CDS encoding adenosine-specific kinase gives MEIKAIKIEKPEDVNIIIGQAHFIKTVEDLYETVVAAAPVMKFGIAFCEASGACKIRVEGNDEALKKIAVDNALRISAGHMFIITLREGFPINILNQIKGIQEVCSIFAATANPVEVIVAENTEGCGVLGVIDGFKPKGVENDEDVAWRKDLLRKFGYKR, from the coding sequence ATGGAAATTAAAGCGATAAAAATTGAAAAACCTGAAGATGTTAATATTATTATTGGACAGGCTCATTTTATTAAGACGGTCGAAGATTTGTATGAAACTGTTGTTGCAGCAGCACCTGTAATGAAATTTGGCATTGCTTTTTGCGAGGCATCGGGGGCATGTAAGATTCGCGTTGAAGGAAATGATGAAGCATTGAAAAAGATTGCAGTGGACAATGCGTTGAGAATATCAGCAGGGCATATGTTTATTATTACGCTTCGAGAAGGTTTTCCGATTAATATTCTTAATCAAATTAAAGGTATCCAAGAAGTTTGCTCAATTTTTGCTGCAACGGCTAATCCTGTGGAAGTGATTGTTGCTGAGAATACGGAGGGCTGTGGCGTCTTAGGTGTTATTGATGGGTTTAAGCCTAAAGGTGTAGAAAACGATGAAGATGTTGCTTGGCGCAAAGATCTTTTGCGCAAGTTCGGATATAAAAGGTAA
- a CDS encoding lysophospholipid acyltransferase family protein, whose translation MSTSRIKRFQRAVARYMLYAVGFVLTHLPYSVVCFLSRILITLGFTLLVRKKRIAMESLKVAFGKEKSTTEIKKILKDCFLSFGKGIIEIIYFMAHPKMIKERVVIENKHYLDEALSCRRGVVAVSAHFGNFPLMLLHLAQEGYPVNAIMRSARDEKIEEYFKEFRLRLGLKAIYSHPRSKCVRDSIRVLRNNEFLFIPLDQHSGSGGSVFVDFFGEKAATATGPVVFAMRTKSPILPIFIVRQKDDTHKIIIDKPFELEEREDEKEMIHVNVSKITNLIEQYIRRYPQEWSWMHRRWKK comes from the coding sequence ATGTCAACTTCTAGAATCAAGAGATTTCAACGTGCTGTCGCACGCTATATGCTTTATGCAGTAGGATTTGTTTTAACTCATTTGCCTTATTCGGTTGTATGTTTTTTGTCGCGGATACTGATTACTCTTGGATTTACGTTGCTTGTTCGAAAAAAACGCATTGCCATGGAAAGTCTTAAGGTTGCTTTTGGCAAAGAAAAAAGTACGACTGAAATTAAAAAAATACTTAAGGATTGTTTTCTGAGTTTTGGTAAAGGAATTATTGAGATTATTTATTTCATGGCGCACCCTAAAATGATCAAAGAACGGGTGGTTATTGAAAACAAGCATTATTTAGATGAAGCGTTAAGTTGTAGACGGGGCGTTGTTGCTGTGAGTGCTCATTTTGGAAATTTTCCATTGATGTTGCTTCATCTCGCTCAAGAAGGTTATCCTGTTAATGCGATTATGCGTTCTGCTCGAGATGAAAAAATTGAAGAGTATTTTAAGGAGTTTCGATTGCGACTTGGTCTGAAGGCAATTTATAGTCATCCTCGCTCGAAGTGTGTGAGGGACTCGATTCGAGTGCTTCGAAATAATGAATTTTTATTTATTCCTCTAGATCAGCACTCTGGAAGTGGTGGGTCGGTTTTTGTTGATTTCTTTGGTGAAAAAGCTGCTACAGCGACAGGTCCAGTTGTTTTTGCGATGCGCACCAAGTCCCCGATTTTACCTATTTTTATCGTGCGTCAGAAAGATGATACGCATAAAATTATTATTGATAAGCCGTTTGAGCTTGAAGAGCGTGAGGATGAGAAAGAAATGATTCACGTTAATGTTTCTAAGATTACAAACTTAATAGAACAATATATCCGTCGATATCCGCAAGAATGGAGTTGGATGCATCGTCGTTGGAAAAAATGA
- a CDS encoding DUF502 domain-containing protein, whose product MRKKLRGYFVSGLIIFLPLSLTIYLLIFTFSIADNFLGKYIQPYFAREFGFYIQGISILVCFLFILLIGFLMTNFLSRKIYPVLEGWLVRLPFFKQVYPAFKQMAIFLFSPEKMAFRQVVLIEYPRKGVYSYGFLTNKASEKVMEKIQQDVCHVFIPSAPGPLTGFVLLVPRKDLIYVDISVEEAVRTIVSGGVVNSMERR is encoded by the coding sequence ATGAGAAAGAAGTTGAGAGGATACTTTGTTTCAGGGTTGATTATATTCTTGCCATTATCGCTAACGATTTATTTATTGATTTTTACCTTTAGCATAGCTGATAATTTTTTAGGTAAATATATTCAACCGTATTTTGCGCGTGAATTTGGTTTTTATATTCAGGGCATTAGCATTTTAGTGTGTTTTCTTTTTATCCTTCTTATTGGATTTCTTATGACAAATTTCTTAAGTCGTAAAATTTATCCAGTTTTAGAGGGATGGCTGGTAAGACTTCCTTTCTTTAAGCAGGTTTATCCGGCGTTTAAACAAATGGCGATTTTTTTATTTTCGCCTGAGAAAATGGCTTTTCGTCAAGTAGTGTTGATAGAATATCCTCGCAAGGGTGTGTATTCGTATGGATTCTTAACTAATAAAGCATCTGAAAAAGTAATGGAAAAAATACAACAAGATGTTTGTCATGTATTTATTCCAAGCGCCCCTGGTCCGTTGACAGGTTTTGTTCTTTTGGTTCCTCGTAAAGATTTGATTTATGTTGATATTAGTGTTGA